A stretch of Lathyrus oleraceus cultivar Zhongwan6 chromosome 6, CAAS_Psat_ZW6_1.0, whole genome shotgun sequence DNA encodes these proteins:
- the LOC127097450 gene encoding adenylate isopentenyltransferase 3, chloroplastic yields MSLSMFMCRLITKPLISNVPCNGKKLNTRQIQKENVVLVMGATATGKSKLSIDLANYFPSEIINSDKIQIYEGLDIVTNKITKEEQKGIPHHLLGTHNPNIEFTSNDFREKSTSAIDSITGHGHLPIIVGGSNSYLEALIDDDDYNFRSRYNFCCLWVDVSMPILRAYIEQRVDQMFNSGMINELRPFYNPTGDYSKGIRKAIGVPEFDDYFRMESFVDEKTRKQLLEKAVNEMKINTWKLARKQLGKIDFLKNVKRWEIHRLDATPVFRKRGKEANETWKKIVAEPSAMIVANFLYNSANVVNSSSSSSSNLRVPKSQSDLMAAATC; encoded by the coding sequence atgagCCTCTCAATGTTCATGTGCAGATTAATCACAAAACCTTTAATAAGCAATGTTCCATGCAATGGCAAAAAACTCAACACGAGACAAATTCAAAAAGAGAATGTAGTTTTGGTGATGGGAGCAACAGCCACAGGAAAATCAAAGCTATCAATTGACTTAGCAAACTATTTTCCATCCGAAATAATCAACTCCGACAAAATTCAAATCTACGAAGGTCTCGACATCGTAACAAACAAAATAACAAAAGAAGAACAAAAAGGAATACCTCATCATTTACTAGGAACACACAACCCCAACATAGAGTTCACATCGAACGATTTTCGCGAAAAATCAACCTCGGCCATTGACTCAATCACGGGCCACGGACATCTTCCCATCATCGTCGGAGGCTCGAATTCATATCTCGAAGCCTTAATCGACGATGATGACTATAATTTTCGATCCAGATACAACTTCTGTTGTCTCTGGGTCGATGTTTCAATGCCTATTCTCCGCGCGTACATAGAACAACGCGTGGATCAAATGTTTAACAGTGGAATGATCAACGAGCTGCGACCGTTTTATAATCCCACCGGGGATTATTCAAAAGGGATACGAAAAGCCATTGGTGTTCCCGAGTTCGATGACTATTTTCGAATGGAGAGTTTCGTGGACGAAAAAACGAGGAAACAATTACTCGAAAAAGCAGTGAATGAGATGAAGATAAACACATGGAAATTAGCTAGGAAACAGCTTGGGAAGATTGATTTTCTGAAGAATGTTAAGAGATGGGAGATTCATCGATTAGATGCTACACCTGTTTTTAGGAAGCGTGGAAAAGAAGCTAATGAAACATGGAAGAAGATTGTTGCAGAGCCTAGTGCTATGATTGTGGCAAACTTTTTGTATAACTCTGCTAATGTTGtgaattcttcttcttcttcatcatcgaATCTTAGAGTGCCAAAATCTCAGAGTGATCTTATGGCTGCTGCTACATGTTAG